The following proteins are encoded in a genomic region of Ictalurus punctatus breed USDA103 chromosome 15, Coco_2.0, whole genome shotgun sequence:
- the sgk2a gene encoding serine/threonine-protein kinase Sgk2 isoform X3 produces MGRRHGTLHADSDGVTERRESRSVGESSQKNIMAERNVLLKSLKHPFLVGLHYSFQTPEKLYFVLDYVNGGELFFHLQRERCFSEPRARFYTAEVASAIGYLHSLNIIYRDLKPENILLDAQGHVVLTDFGLCKEGLEPEATTTTFCGTPEYLAPEVLRKEPYDRTVDWWCLGAVLYEMLFSLPPFYRRDVAEMYDAILHKPLQIPPGKSDAVCHLLHGLLQKDQHCRLGAIADFLEIKNHIFFSHINWDDLYHKRLPPPYSPNVRGPADLQNIDPEFTREMVPNSVGRTSELGTSLTTSSSNAFSGFSYVSSDNGFL; encoded by the exons ATGGGACGGAGACATGGCACACTACATGCAG acagCGACGGCGTCACAGAGCGACGTGAATCTCGGAGCGTCGGCGAATCCTCA CAAAAGAATATCATGGCGGAGAGGAACGTTCTGCTGAAGAGCCTGAAACACCCCTTCCTCGTCGGCCTTCATTACTCGTTCCAGACCCCAGAGAAGCTCTATTTCGTCCTCGACTACGTTAACGGAGGAGAG TTATTCTTCCACCTTCAGAGAGAGCGATGTTTCTCAGAACCGCGTGCACGTTTCTACACCGCCGAGGTGGCGAGTGCCATCGGCTACCTGCATTCCCTCAACATCATTTACAG GGATTTGAAGCCAGAAAACATCCTGTTAGATGCGCAG GGCCACGTGGTGCTGACTGATTTTGGCCTGTGTAAAGAAGGACTGGAACCAGAAGCCACCACGACCACGTTTTGTGGAACACCAGAG TATCTCGCTCCAGAGGTGCTTCGGAAGGAGCCTTATGACCGCACGGTGGACTGGTGGTGCCTCGGTGCCGTGCTGTACGAGATGCTCTTCAGCCTG CCGCCGTTCTACCGCCGTGACGTAGCGGAGATGTACGACGCCATCTTGCACAAGCCCTTGCAGATACCTCCTGGGAAATCGGACGCGGTGTGTCACCTGCTGCATGGACTCCTGCAGAAAGACCAGCATTGCCGGTTAGGGGCCATCGCCGACTTT CTGGAGATTAAAAACCACATTTTCTTCAGCCATATTAATTGGGACGATCTTTACCACAAGCGGCTGCCTCCGCCGTACAGCCCCAACGTG AGAGGCCCGGCTGACCTCCAGAACATCGATCCGGAGTTCACCAGAGAGATGGTGCCCAACTCTGTGGGCCGGACTTCGGAGCTGGGCACCAGTCTGACCACCAGCAGCTCCAACGCCTTCAGCGGCTTCTCCTACGTATCCAGCGACAACGGCTTCCTCTGA
- the sgk2a gene encoding serine/threonine-protein kinase Sgk2 isoform X2 produces MGRRHGTLHADSDGVTERRESRSVGESSVLLAKLKADGKFYAVKVLQKKVILKKKEQKNIMAERNVLLKSLKHPFLVGLHYSFQTPEKLYFVLDYVNGGELFFHLQRERCFSEPRARFYTAEVASAIGYLHSLNIIYRDLKPENILLDAQGHVVLTDFGLCKEGLEPEATTTTFCGTPEYLAPEVLRKEPYDRTVDWWCLGAVLYEMLFSLPPFYRRDVAEMYDAILHKPLQIPPGKSDAVCHLLHGLLQKDQHCRLGAIADFLEIKNHIFFSHINWDDLYHKRLPPPYSPNVRGPADLQNIDPEFTREMVPNSVGRTSELGTSLTTSSSNAFSGFSYVSSDNGFL; encoded by the exons ATGGGACGGAGACATGGCACACTACATGCAG acagCGACGGCGTCACAGAGCGACGTGAATCTCGGAGCGTCGGCGAATCCTCA GTGCTTCTGGCTAAACTCAAAGCCGACGGGAAATTTTACGCGGTGAAGGTTCTGCAGAAGAAGGtgatattaaagaaaaaagag CAAAAGAATATCATGGCGGAGAGGAACGTTCTGCTGAAGAGCCTGAAACACCCCTTCCTCGTCGGCCTTCATTACTCGTTCCAGACCCCAGAGAAGCTCTATTTCGTCCTCGACTACGTTAACGGAGGAGAG TTATTCTTCCACCTTCAGAGAGAGCGATGTTTCTCAGAACCGCGTGCACGTTTCTACACCGCCGAGGTGGCGAGTGCCATCGGCTACCTGCATTCCCTCAACATCATTTACAG GGATTTGAAGCCAGAAAACATCCTGTTAGATGCGCAG GGCCACGTGGTGCTGACTGATTTTGGCCTGTGTAAAGAAGGACTGGAACCAGAAGCCACCACGACCACGTTTTGTGGAACACCAGAG TATCTCGCTCCAGAGGTGCTTCGGAAGGAGCCTTATGACCGCACGGTGGACTGGTGGTGCCTCGGTGCCGTGCTGTACGAGATGCTCTTCAGCCTG CCGCCGTTCTACCGCCGTGACGTAGCGGAGATGTACGACGCCATCTTGCACAAGCCCTTGCAGATACCTCCTGGGAAATCGGACGCGGTGTGTCACCTGCTGCATGGACTCCTGCAGAAAGACCAGCATTGCCGGTTAGGGGCCATCGCCGACTTT CTGGAGATTAAAAACCACATTTTCTTCAGCCATATTAATTGGGACGATCTTTACCACAAGCGGCTGCCTCCGCCGTACAGCCCCAACGTG AGAGGCCCGGCTGACCTCCAGAACATCGATCCGGAGTTCACCAGAGAGATGGTGCCCAACTCTGTGGGCCGGACTTCGGAGCTGGGCACCAGTCTGACCACCAGCAGCTCCAACGCCTTCAGCGGCTTCTCCTACGTATCCAGCGACAACGGCTTCCTCTGA
- the sgk2a gene encoding serine/threonine-protein kinase Sgk2 isoform X4, translating to MAHYMQTATASQSDVNLGASANPHARPTDFDFLAVIGKGTFGKVLLAKLKADGKFYAVKVLQKKVILKKKELFFHLQRERCFSEPRARFYTAEVASAIGYLHSLNIIYRDLKPENILLDAQGHVVLTDFGLCKEGLEPEATTTTFCGTPEYLAPEVLRKEPYDRTVDWWCLGAVLYEMLFSLPPFYRRDVAEMYDAILHKPLQIPPGKSDAVCHLLHGLLQKDQHCRLGAIADFLEIKNHIFFSHINWDDLYHKRLPPPYSPNVRGPADLQNIDPEFTREMVPNSVGRTSELGTSLTTSSSNAFSGFSYVSSDNGFL from the exons ATGGCACACTACATGCAG acagCGACGGCGTCACAGAGCGACGTGAATCTCGGAGCGTCGGCGAATCCTCA TGCCAGACCCACCGACTTTGACTTTCTGGCTGTGATCGGGAAGGGAACGTTCGGCAAA GTGCTTCTGGCTAAACTCAAAGCCGACGGGAAATTTTACGCGGTGAAGGTTCTGCAGAAGAAGGtgatattaaagaaaaaagag TTATTCTTCCACCTTCAGAGAGAGCGATGTTTCTCAGAACCGCGTGCACGTTTCTACACCGCCGAGGTGGCGAGTGCCATCGGCTACCTGCATTCCCTCAACATCATTTACAG GGATTTGAAGCCAGAAAACATCCTGTTAGATGCGCAG GGCCACGTGGTGCTGACTGATTTTGGCCTGTGTAAAGAAGGACTGGAACCAGAAGCCACCACGACCACGTTTTGTGGAACACCAGAG TATCTCGCTCCAGAGGTGCTTCGGAAGGAGCCTTATGACCGCACGGTGGACTGGTGGTGCCTCGGTGCCGTGCTGTACGAGATGCTCTTCAGCCTG CCGCCGTTCTACCGCCGTGACGTAGCGGAGATGTACGACGCCATCTTGCACAAGCCCTTGCAGATACCTCCTGGGAAATCGGACGCGGTGTGTCACCTGCTGCATGGACTCCTGCAGAAAGACCAGCATTGCCGGTTAGGGGCCATCGCCGACTTT CTGGAGATTAAAAACCACATTTTCTTCAGCCATATTAATTGGGACGATCTTTACCACAAGCGGCTGCCTCCGCCGTACAGCCCCAACGTG AGAGGCCCGGCTGACCTCCAGAACATCGATCCGGAGTTCACCAGAGAGATGGTGCCCAACTCTGTGGGCCGGACTTCGGAGCTGGGCACCAGTCTGACCACCAGCAGCTCCAACGCCTTCAGCGGCTTCTCCTACGTATCCAGCGACAACGGCTTCCTCTGA
- the sgk2a gene encoding serine/threonine-protein kinase Sgk2 isoform X1: protein MAHYMQTATASQSDVNLGASANPHARPTDFDFLAVIGKGTFGKVLLAKLKADGKFYAVKVLQKKVILKKKEQKNIMAERNVLLKSLKHPFLVGLHYSFQTPEKLYFVLDYVNGGELFFHLQRERCFSEPRARFYTAEVASAIGYLHSLNIIYRDLKPENILLDAQGHVVLTDFGLCKEGLEPEATTTTFCGTPEYLAPEVLRKEPYDRTVDWWCLGAVLYEMLFSLPPFYRRDVAEMYDAILHKPLQIPPGKSDAVCHLLHGLLQKDQHCRLGAIADFLEIKNHIFFSHINWDDLYHKRLPPPYSPNVRGPADLQNIDPEFTREMVPNSVGRTSELGTSLTTSSSNAFSGFSYVSSDNGFL, encoded by the exons ATGGCACACTACATGCAG acagCGACGGCGTCACAGAGCGACGTGAATCTCGGAGCGTCGGCGAATCCTCA TGCCAGACCCACCGACTTTGACTTTCTGGCTGTGATCGGGAAGGGAACGTTCGGCAAA GTGCTTCTGGCTAAACTCAAAGCCGACGGGAAATTTTACGCGGTGAAGGTTCTGCAGAAGAAGGtgatattaaagaaaaaagag CAAAAGAATATCATGGCGGAGAGGAACGTTCTGCTGAAGAGCCTGAAACACCCCTTCCTCGTCGGCCTTCATTACTCGTTCCAGACCCCAGAGAAGCTCTATTTCGTCCTCGACTACGTTAACGGAGGAGAG TTATTCTTCCACCTTCAGAGAGAGCGATGTTTCTCAGAACCGCGTGCACGTTTCTACACCGCCGAGGTGGCGAGTGCCATCGGCTACCTGCATTCCCTCAACATCATTTACAG GGATTTGAAGCCAGAAAACATCCTGTTAGATGCGCAG GGCCACGTGGTGCTGACTGATTTTGGCCTGTGTAAAGAAGGACTGGAACCAGAAGCCACCACGACCACGTTTTGTGGAACACCAGAG TATCTCGCTCCAGAGGTGCTTCGGAAGGAGCCTTATGACCGCACGGTGGACTGGTGGTGCCTCGGTGCCGTGCTGTACGAGATGCTCTTCAGCCTG CCGCCGTTCTACCGCCGTGACGTAGCGGAGATGTACGACGCCATCTTGCACAAGCCCTTGCAGATACCTCCTGGGAAATCGGACGCGGTGTGTCACCTGCTGCATGGACTCCTGCAGAAAGACCAGCATTGCCGGTTAGGGGCCATCGCCGACTTT CTGGAGATTAAAAACCACATTTTCTTCAGCCATATTAATTGGGACGATCTTTACCACAAGCGGCTGCCTCCGCCGTACAGCCCCAACGTG AGAGGCCCGGCTGACCTCCAGAACATCGATCCGGAGTTCACCAGAGAGATGGTGCCCAACTCTGTGGGCCGGACTTCGGAGCTGGGCACCAGTCTGACCACCAGCAGCTCCAACGCCTTCAGCGGCTTCTCCTACGTATCCAGCGACAACGGCTTCCTCTGA